A window from Toxoplasma gondii ME49 chromosome IX, whole genome shotgun sequence encodes these proteins:
- a CDS encoding hypothetical protein (encoded by transcript TGME49_265090), with protein sequence MALPPWRLGMPGSGPLPAAPDPADRMSAQPGRQQRWQSGNSRTGAPWKQNDRQTGSSSESSTLIQDLESWGHSLLPPWGRPHTAGDAADRMHANSNSVPPPWQRGSCDAVSDGPGPPWQSRAVCGSASHQTEPPHHNKEPVHAGACERSSVNEGLLGQHPRRGQELRAFVRNRRGGRGDEADGSGFLEREDGGTYRERRGGRGQAVSSWEDCESQNPRENHRAREAYPEGGRRKRQEAWGPSDNWGGKRPRGLDRAGDGEPRIEPARRGQIYGGSHGRRSPSLESQIGGRRSVEQQSPERQSLGRISPGRRSREKRSLGRRPHPSFSRPVSHCSRGRNRCAFSRDVRDPPVSSTSLSAVAPYADRAQTGNPGLNGSHGGAGFAPSPSASLPAPLVGIPGGTSPAGTVWPAAAPGGGASGGLISSMPSAAGQAPFPASGVFEHSSTPRGDPPGNPPSCSFLIPPNQLAVAMVPAAGPPRTAAVAFPSALPACFWAFPPTGAPFPLGDPGGVVPVADVSQSRFKEGEPSPRVRRGEGEALVDTARGFKGRPGDGRRSLSFSPRRYCDRAPHSQEPREQRDGSRRERPGRRGRGQGRRVSGSWLKRWENRASSSSLAFREALPGREERRVSRDRRRSSDSHHSFGGPCGGRYEGQSRGVARGAGCFVRDRDESRCDRPGYPRGADDSEKHASFYCRALGRGCEDFRGLSPDYRRANRGDRKPGRSDGEDERGRGEEQIPWYARSSRHGPLSRPSVGPRLLQPAPQFSTQIPVLREAAKEAIRSVFRRFATCIEAVMDSGSHGKSGNASAAVKAAEVGGAGKPTVEKCRDAGSGFEVSKKEEEGRAEDADASQGQGDERNQSSSREGDEVGGLREPLKLNSEEGEARDFANESDKAVTNSGLHTDAGKPLDSSEQEAGPKDPGNRQEDQNMQKTEAEKTTEPPRESGPLETVKAVERHVRSGRDPPKLALLITSLPNIRLAPLHRMITAHYRIHDAVSFLLLLASCPSTGRCRGFGVILASTSACAEKILRAPLFTWRAAGGDGRPGGCLIPPRFSSRHSSSFSTACSLCLPPRASSSSSTSRVRPGTSPEGRISLACPGARRDARWQLDSSDRSSLSRSASLHAGKRGVRSPPVRSFSRAGEVAMWSDPRWRDGSTRGEARLSAGGREKAHVSGGGGRGVEFERKKQPLCDRAVKLHALVSPTLQFQFNARVAQLVTQSTWSRSFFSSLWTQLFKCLFVPPFALSLTSAACASKRTCFEASSETSFSTGEDKNSLHRLSEETSVQGDGCVPERSIGGENALRSASFQHDRLTVSRPPLSLQCQSLEQECLSAAAVAALLHTGVYMTSKRIYVHLPQAALRRLFSQEAGRSLDPRLAPGKPRASASQRKECDEDSGRSEEKSGDMEMGNADSSETTAVFPPLVALEAAEGLAVPVPVKRCGETEHTLIDVEVEGSGSRGENEVKRGASEVADREEERNAVVTEPIGSSTACTNGGDEHDSSCGVRRLRGEAAFAANVFEMIRQDRRAPSFTISDEDGAHYSIQSLANLTDNWFPWDVKSVTHLESRSEVSDAVANALDALFRSLVEEQMYPVEYLAFEGVHFGNAWLTPPRLRPAVTLSVASPADDPSREIGQNKPLRWGENIEKVVLPHALLVRGLPNTPAEGTQQSLEKMLLELWGPWLLSHAGAAGSEDHRTSSDVPSDVVSSSTRSSSFLRPRKATDTLDQELWGWQLFDFLETRMLRGDGFLLLPSCLPAATALKLLAVCSLPQTEEGPDSPATSPFLEAKRHGESSGSSEELSPLLLPLTFRAPSPSAPHVFSVLPFEVSSHLKVRDLSFLASLINSVLCHLLHRCVSSACCCCSQIQDATGPLGRRRCCCCVPCRIDKLSFSTGQEGEGASDEQVSLESFKSLVSSKPVSGDLTREGNHEVDFSIPHSSSSNCDEPSCSTSSSELPVTSCSCCCCVEETRDPTSEASTASGRRPHRKQRRIPLGTAQVARGWVASLPPFQVRPGLPFAMPHAPLITTKGRRQRLNGDAADEEGRLNEDPVLPPPACGAEHLIESLFFSVEAFFQQSFLQPFFSLRTEEECRVSSVAVNEEEAFACVDDSGEDSDSVTGDEEEGEMEDEEETNDVWHLQKRENRWRRIGAETLGVLADREDRGARSLWRHLGLTGSLPEQVCGQTELDVCSSSQTCLSNSKGQPRPMGGEPQSLRKDGESVLKGAVLEAGGGREENVGRMKTERVADQPDAFVEGDCSEVVGEKDELHAEGRGNGSVANQYEVSVKKETEGETRLSLSRDDDKESAPMSLDSGRSNLLSSASPADRLDAREGREAKEKTVHKKKKLLVRLDARPSLDDAHSTRVTPETLVSLEAEGKFRFLPLSILFFTPNFRSNFDQGFFPAHYHPEPPVSSQAAACRAPFSPACNQSQVADPSGSPGRFSSKDNRNRSATHAGMDVEVSSSPNGSVAALKRMKLPERRNESL encoded by the exons ATGGCACTACCTCCGTGGCGGCTCGGGATGCCGGGCTCTGGGCC GCTTCCTGCGGCCCCTGACCCTGCAGACAGAATGTCCGCACAGCCTGGTCGCCAGCAACGATGGCAATCAGGCAATTCGCGGACAGGTGCTCCATGGAAGCAGAATGACCGGCAGACCGGCTCTTCCTCAGAGTCGTCAACATTGATCCAAGACCTGGAGTCGTGGGGTCACAGCCTCCTGCCGCCGTGGGGCCGGCCGCATACCGCGGGAGATGCCGCCGAcaggatgcatgcaaactcTAATTCTGTGCCGCCGCCTTGGCAACGCGGCTCCTGTGACGCTGTTTCTGACGGGCCTGGTCCTCCTTGGCAGAGCCGAGCAGTATGTGGCTCCGCATCCCATCAAACAGAGCCTCCGCATCACAACAAGGAGCCAGTGCATGCTGGAGCTTGCGAACGCTCTAGCGTGAATGAAGGTCTTCTTGGACAACATCCGCGGCGAGGACAGGAGCTGAGAGCGTTCGTCAGGAATCGGCGAGGCggaaggggagacgaggcagacggGAGTGGGTTtttggaaagagaagacggaggaacctacagagagaggcgagggggAAGAGGGCAAGCTGTTTCATCTTGGGAAGACTGCGAGTCTCAAAATCCGCGTGAAAATCACAGAGCACGGGAGGCATATCCCGAGGGAGGGCGCAGAAAACGGCAGGAGGCTTGGGGGCCAAGTGATAACTGGGGAGGCAAGCGTCCTCGGGGTCTAGACCGAGCAGGCGATGGCGAACCACGAATTGAACCCGCTAGACGGGGTCAAATTTATGGTGGATCTCACGGTAGACGCAGTCCCTCGCTTGAGAGCCAAATAGGCGGACGACGATCTGTGGAACAACAATCACCAGAGCGACAATCTCTAGGGCGAATATCACCTGGGCGACGATCACGAGAAAAGCGTTCCCTAGGCCGTCGCCCTCACCCTTCTTTTTCACGCCCGGTCTCACACTGTTCACGAGGACGAAACCGCTGTGCTTTTTCAAGGGACGTGCGGGACCCTCCCGTGAGCTCCAcgtctctttctgccgtAGCGCCCTACGCCGACAGAGCCCAGACAGGCAACCCGGGTCTCAACGGATCCCACGGAGGTGCGGGGTTCGCTCCCTCGCcgtccgcttctcttccggcTCCCCTCGTGGGTATCCCAGGAGGTACTTCCCCAGCAGGGACTGTTTGGCCAGCCGCAGCGCCTGGAGGAGGCGCCTCGGGTGGGCTTATCTCCTCAATGCCCTCAGCAGCTGGTCAGGCTCCTTTTCCGGCCTCGGGTGTCTTTGAGCATTCCAGTACGCCACGCGGCGACCCTCCTGGTAACCCTCCTTCGTGTTCGTTTCTCATACCCCCCAACCAGCTAGCTGTGGCAATGGTTCCAGCAGCTGGTCCGCCTCGCACTGCCGCTGTTGCGTTCCCCTCAGCACTTCCTGCCTGTTTTTGGGCGTTTCCGCCCACTGGAGCTCCTTTCCCTTTAGGCGATCCTGGGGGCGTCGTGCCGGTCGCTGATGTCAGTCAAAGCAGATTCAAAGAGGGAGAACCGTCACCGCGCGTCCGGCGAGGTGAAGGCGAAGCACTCGTAGACACAGCAAGGGGCTTCAAGGGCCGACCTGGCGATGGGAGACGCAGTCTGAGCTTCTCGCCGAGGCGGTATTGTGACAGAGCGCCACATAGTCAGGAGCCtagagagcagagagacggaagcagGAGGGAACGACCTGGAAGGCGAGGCCGAGGACAAGGCCGGCGGGTCTCAGGCAGTTGGTTGAAACGCTGGGAAAACAGGGCGTCGAGCTCTTCGTTAGCGTTTCGTGAGGCGTTGCCGGgtcgcgaagagagaagagtctcTCGGGATCGAAGACGCTCCAGTGACAGTCACCACTCTTTCGGAGGCCCTTGTGGCGGGCGATATGAAGGCCAGAGCCGGGGAGTCGCGCGTGGAGCCGGATGCTTCGTTAGAGACAGGGATGAGAGTCGATGTGACCGACCAGGGTATCCCAGGGGTGCCGACGACTCTGAGAAGCATGCGAGTTTTTACTGCAGAGCGCTGGGGCGCGGCTGTGAAGACTTTCGGGGACTGTCACCCGATTACAGAAGAGCaaacaggggagacagaaagccCGGACGAAGCGATGGGGAAGACGAACGCGGCcgcggagaagaacagaTACCGTGGTACGCAAGGAGTTCGAG GCACGGCCCTTTGTCGCGACCCAGCGTcggtcctcgccttctccaacCCGCGCCACAGTTCAGCACCCAGATTCCTGTTCTTCGAGAGGCAGCAAAAGAGGCGATTCGCAGCGTCTTCCGGCGTTTTGCCACGTGCATTGAAGCTGTCATGGATTCTGGGAGCCACGGCAAGAGTGGGAACGCTTCAGCCGCTGTGAAAGCAGCGGAAGTGGGAGGGGCGGGAAAGCCAACGGTcgagaaatgcagagacgccgggAGTGGCTTCGAGGtttcgaagaaagaagaggagggtaGGGCGGAGGATGCTGACGCCAGTCAAGGccagggagacgagaggaaccAAAGCTCTTCTCGAGAAGGCGATGAAGTTGGAGGACTGCGAGAACCGTTGAAGCTGAACAGTGAGGAAGGGGAGGCACGTGATTTTGCCAACGAGTCGGACAAGGCCGTCACTAACTCCGGACTCCACACGGATGCCGGGAAACCTCTTGATTCTTCAGAACAGGAAGCGGGACCTAAAGACCCGGGGAACCGCCAAGAGGACCAAAATATGCAAAAGaccgaagcagagaaaaccacAGAACCGCCGCGAGAGAGTGGTCCGTTGGAAACTGTGAAGGCCGTAGAAAGGCATGTGAGAAGTGGGCGAGATCCGCCGAAACTTGCTCTCCTGATTACGTCCCTTCCCAACATCAGGCTTGCGCCTCTTCACCGCATGATCACAGCCCACTACAGAATTCACGAtgccgtctccttcttgctTCTACTAG cGTCGTGCCCGTCGACAGGCCGGTGCCGGGGTTTTGGAGTCATTTTGGCTTcgacatctgcatgcgccgagaAAATCCTTCGAGCGCCTCTCTTCACTTGGCGCGCAGCTGGCGGCGATGGTCGCCCTGGTGGATGCCTCAttcctcctcgtttttcttctcgtcatTCGTCTTCATTCTCGACGGCTTGTTCTCTGTGCCTGCCCCcacgcgcttcttcctcctcgtcaaCTTCACGTGTGCGCCCCGGAACATCGCCAGAAGGACGCATTTCTCTTGCTTGTCCGGGCGCCAGAAGGGACGCGAGGTGGCAGCTCGACAGCTCGgaccgctcttctctctcccgctcagcgtccctgcatgcaggcaagCGTGGCGTTCGCAGTCCTCCCGTGCGTTCGTTCTCAAGAGCCGGAGAAGTCGCCATGTGGAGTGACCCACggtggagagacggaagcaCTCGGGGCGAGGCTCGTTTGTCTGCGggagggcgagagaaggcCCACGTGtcaggaggcggaggaagaggagttgagttcgagagaaagaagcaaccTCTTTGTGACAGAGCGGTGAAGTTGCATGCACTTGTTTCGCCGACGCTGCAGTTCCAATTCAACGCACGGGTCGC acagctggtCACGCAGTCGACTTGGTCtcgctcgtttttctcgtcgttGTGGACGCAACTCTTCAAGTGTCTTTTCGTTCCCCCTTTCGCTTTGTCGCTGACCTCGGCGGCATGCGCGTCAAAACGCACTTGTTTTGAGGCGTCTTCGGagacttctttctccactggGGAGGACAAGAACAGCCTCCATCGACTGTCTGAAGAGACGTCTGTTCAGGGGGACGGATGTGTTCCAGAGAGATCTATTGGAGGCGAAAACGCATTGCGGTCAGCTTCTTTCCAACATGACCGACTAACCGTCTCTCGGCCTCCTCTCAGTCTTCAGTGCCAGAGCCTCGAGCAAGAATGCTTATCGGCTGCTGCAGTCGCGGCGTTGCTACACACTGGAGTCTACATGACATCGAAG CGGATCTACGTGCACCTTCCGCAGGCGGCTTTGCGTCGGCTTTTCTCTCAAGAAGCGGGACGTTCTTTGGATCCGCGGTTGGCGCCCGGCAAACCGAGAGCGAGTGCTTCACAGAGGAAGGAATGCGACGAAGACAGCGGTAGGAGTGAGgaaaagagtggagacaTGGAAATGGGCAACGCAGATTCTTCTGAGACAACTGCGGTGTTTCCCCCTCTTGTTGCCTTGGAAGCAGCTGAGGGACTGGCAGTTCCGGTCCCTGTCAAACGGTGCGGCGAAACGGAACACACGCTAATTGATGTTGAAGTTGAGGGAAGCGGAAGTCGCGGGGAGAACGAGGTCAAGCGGGGTGCTTCCGAGGTAGctgacagagaggaagagaggaatgCAGTGGTGACAGAACCCATAGGGAGTTCGACAGCCTGTACGAATGGTGGAGACGAGCACgacagcagctgcggcgTGAGACGGCTACGAGGAGAAGCCGCATTTGCAGCGAACGTGTTTGAGATGATTCGCCAAGATCGGCGAGCCCCCAGCTTCACCATATCCGACGAAGACGGTGCTCACTACTCGATTCAATCGCTTGCAAATCTCACA GACAACTGGTTCCCGTGGGACGTGAAATCCGTCACACATCTGGAATCTCGAAGTGAAGTTTCTGACGCAGTCGCTAATGCGTTGGATGCTCTTTTTCGATCGCTTGTCG AAGAACAAATGTACCCTGTCGAGTACCTCGCCTTCGAGGGTGTCCACTTTGGAAACGCGTGGCTGACGCCTCCGCGCCTGCGTCCTGCTGTGACTCTGTCGGTCGCGTCTCCGGCTGACGACCCCTCGCGTGAGATAGGCCAAAACAAGCCGCTTCGCTGGGGAGAGAACATTGAAAAAGTCGTTTTGCCGCATGCATTGCTCGTTCGAGGCCTCCCGAACACCCCAGCCGAGGGAACGCAGCAGAGCCTCGAGAAAATGCTCCTGGAACTTTGG GGACCCTGGCTACTCTCTCACGCAGGGGCAGCGGGCTCGGAGGACCACCGAACTTCTTCTGACGTTCCGTCGGATGTTGTTTCATCCTCGACTCGGAGTTCGTCGTTTCTTCGACCCCGAAAAGCCACGGATACTCTTGATCAGGAACTGTGGGGCTGGCAACTTTTCGACTTCCTGGAGACGCGCATGCTGCGAGGCGATG gattccttcttcttccttcgtgcCTACCAGCCGCAACTGCCCTCAAGCTTCTCGCCGTCTGTTCTCTGCCGCAGACTGAAGAGGGTCCGGATTCGCCGGCTACGTCTCCGTTTTTGGAGGCCAAACGTCATGGCGAGAGTTCTGGATCATCCGAGGAGCTTTCCCCTCTTTTACTTCCACTGACCTTCAGAGcgccgtctccctctgctccACACGTTTTTTCGGTGCTTCCCTTCGAGGTGTCTTCCCATCTAAAAGTGCGCgatctttctttcctcgcttctttaATCAATAGCGTCCTGTGTCACCTCCTACATCgatgtgtctcctcggcttGTTGCTGCTGTTCTCAAATTCAAGACGCCACTGGGCCCTTGGGGAGACGGAGGTGCTGCTGCTGTGTCCCATGCAGAATTGATAAACTGTCATTTTCGACGGgacaggaaggcgagggagcTTCCGACGAGCAGGTGTCTCTGGAATCTTTTAAATCTCTTGTATCCAGCAAGCCGGTGTCAGGCGATCTcacaagagaaggaaaccacGAGGTGGATTTCTCTATCCCCCACTCGAGTTCCTCCAACTGCGACGAACCGAGTTGCTCGACTTCCAGCTCAGAGCTTCCAGTGACAAGCTGCTCGTGCTGCTGTTGTGTAGAAGAGACTCGAGATCCAACTAGCGAGGCATCGACCGCGAGTGGAAGGCGGCCACACCGCAAGCAGCGGCGGATTCCCCTGGGAACTGCTCAGGTGGCGCGTGGGTGGGTTGCGAGTTTGCCGCCTTTCCAGGTGCGTCCTGGCCTCCCGTTTGCCATGCCGCATGCACCTCTGATAACAACAAAGGGGCGACGACAGCGGTTGAatggagacgcagcagacgaagaaggtcgACTGAATGAGGACCCCGTTCTCCCTCCCCCTGCGTGTGGCGCAGAGCACCTGATCGAAagtctgttcttctccgtgGAAGCTTTTTTTCAGCAGAGTTTTCTCCAGCCCTTCTTCAGTCTTCGCACGGAAGAAGAGTGCAGAGTCTCTAGTGTAGCCgtgaacgaagaggaggcgtttgcatgcgtagACGACTCTGGTGAAGACAGCGATTCCGTCACCGGCGATgaggaagagggggagatggaggacgaagaggaaacgaacgaTGTGTGGCACCTACAGAAACGGGAAAATCGGTGGAGGCGCATAGGTGCCGAGACGCTCGGCGTTCTGGCAGAccgcgaagacagaggcgcgaGGAGCTTGTGGAGACACCTGGGGCTTACGGGCAGTCTGCCTGAACAGGTGTGTGGACAGACTGAATTGGACGTCTGCTCGTCTTCTCAGACGTGTCTATCCAACTCGAAGGGGCAGCCGAGGCCGATGGGCGGAGAACCGCAGAGCCTAAggaaagatggagagagcGTTTTGAAAGGGGCTGTGTTGGAGGCAGGAGgagggcgagaggagaaTGTAGGGCGGATGAAAACAGAGCGAGTGGCAGACCAGCCAGACGCATTTGTGGAGGGAGACTGTTCTGAGGTTGTtggcgagaaggacgagctGCACGCAGAGGGAAGGGGCAACGGCAGTGTGGCGAACCAATACGAGGTGTCGGTAAAGAAAGAGACCGAGGGCGAAACAAGGCTGAGCCTTTCGAGGGATGACGATAAAGAGAGCGCTCCAATGTCGCTGGACTCCGGACGTTCCAATCTCTTGTCTTCCGCGTCACCCGCCGACAGATtggacgcgagagagggacGAGAAGCCAAGGAAAAGACTGTccacaaaaagaagaaattACTCGTCCGCCTCGACGCTCGACCCAGTCTAGACGATGCGCACTCTACCCGCGTTACTCCGGAAacgctcgtctctctcgaggctGAAGGCAAGTTCAG GTTCCTGCCACTCtccattctcttcttcacgcCGAATTTCCGCTCAAACTTCGACCAGGGGTTTTTCCCTGCGCATTACCATCCAGAGCCGCCGGTGTCTTCTCAGGCTGCTGCATGTCGCGCTCCCTTTTCACCTGCTTGCAACCAGTCGCAGGTGGCAGATCCGTCTGGTTCACCGGGCCGATTTTCATCGAAAGACAACCGAAACCGGTCTGCTACACATGCCGGCATGGACGTAGAAGTCAGCAGCTCTCCGAACGGGAGTGTAGCGGCGTTAAAACGGATGAAACttccagagaggcgaaacgaaTCCTTATAG